A single Gadus macrocephalus chromosome 22, ASM3116895v1 DNA region contains:
- the LOC132451097 gene encoding major histocompatibility complex class I-related gene protein-like, which produces MISSSCSSEFIDMKALIGLLLLVFCHGVSSVLHTLHYFYTASSCLPTFPEFVAVGMVDGVQIEYYDSNIQRTVLKQDWVELSSPDYPERTNVSLLVAEESSKANLVNAKKSFNHRRGIHVYQEMFGCEWDDEDDSTDGYEQHGYDGEDFIALDLKTLTWVTPVPQALPTKQRWDQDRADLQNKKNYYTKECVDWLKKFLAYGKSTLQRIERPRVSLLQRSPSSPVVCHATGFYPDRVVMFWRRDGQELHERVDPGEVLPNHDGTFQVSVDLNLTAVPQEDWGRYECVVQLKGIEDISTPLDPALIRTNSGDKGDILVFILRSVACVAVAAATAVVGVFAYKKRDGSDTSSEGQSPAPEAQPLNTGQS; this is translated from the exons ATGATCTCATCGAGCTGTTCTTCTGAATTCATCGATATGAAGGCGCTAAtagggctgctgctgttggtctttTGTCACGGTGTGTCCTCAG TGCTTCACACTCTGCACTATTTCTACACAGCGTCGTCTTGTCTCCCAACCTTCCCagagtttgttgctgttgggatGGTGGATGGAGTTCAGATTGAATACTATGACAGCAACATCCAGAGAACCGTACTCAAACAGGACTGGGTGGAGTTGTCCTCTCCCGACTACCCGGAGAGGACAAATGTAAGCTTGCTGGTTGCCGAGGAGAGCTCCAAAGCCAACCTTGTGAATGCCAAGAAGAGCTTTAACCACAGAAGAG gtatcCACGTATATCAGGAGATGTTTGGTTGTGAgtgggatgatgaggatgattctACAGATGGTTATGAGCAGCATGGTTATGATGGAGAGGACTTCATAGCGTTGGACCTGAAGACCCTGACCTGGGTCACTCCAGTACCTCAGGCTCTCCCCACCAAACAGAGATGGGATCAGGATAGAGCTGATTTACAAAATAAGAAGAACTACTACACCAAGGAGTgtgttgattggctgaagaAGTTCCTGGCCTATGGGAAGAGCACTCTGCAGAGAATAG agcgtccgcgggtgtctctgctccagaggagcccctcctccccagtggtGTGCCATGCTACAGGCTTCTACCCTGACAGGGTGGTGAtgttctggaggagagacggcCAGGAGCTCCATGAGCGGGTGGACCCCGGGGAGGTCCTCCCCAACCACGACGGGACCTTCCAGGTCAGCGTGGACCTCAACCTCACGGCCGTCCCACAGGAGGACTGGGGGAGGTACGAGTGTGTGGTCCAGCTGAAAGGCATCGAGGACATCTCCacccccctggaccccgcccTCATCAGGACCAACTCGG GGGACAAGGGAGACATCCTTGTTTTCATCCTTCGAAGTGTTGCttgtgttgctgttgctgctgctactgctgttgTTGGAGTCTTTGCGTACAAGAAGAGGGACG GTTCCGACACCAGCTCTGAGGGGCAGAGTCCGGCTCCTGAGGCCCAACCTCTGAACACA GGTCAAAGTTAA